One genomic segment of Vicia villosa cultivar HV-30 ecotype Madison, WI unplaced genomic scaffold, Vvil1.0 ctg.001190F_1_1, whole genome shotgun sequence includes these proteins:
- the LOC131633931 gene encoding uncharacterized protein LOC131633931, with amino-acid sequence MWKATKKSLYGISSKTSYKFKLPVPYNKRLCGSSHGWLAKVDSSSKVTLIKLLNPFKDAVSITLPPIYFMDMYRRKSYEYDVHKVVLSTNPTFKPHDYVVVAIYNMRKCLAFLKAGQKNWTYIDDIHRLFNDVIFYKGLVYAVGLWNNIVSFDLSYLKEGRVIPKIVSLKGDDYAHRAYLVKSLEGDLWLVRKFIGYHGDEDDEDNIEPSSGTKRFEVYNLELDLQTGELIQMLKIDSLGDNVLFVGDSDSVAVSASYFSNHLQKDSIYYTNDFYGDTPPYPHGPFDMKIYNVKEKKFSQHCPFYHWFKENPPAVWVIPPFQWK; translated from the coding sequence ATGTGGAAAGCAACCAAGAAAAGTTTATACGGAATTTCATCCAAAACTTCTTACAAGTTCAAACTCCCAGTACCTTATAACAAGAGGCTTTGTGGTTCAAGTCATGGTTGGCTAGCCAAGGTAGATTCTAGTTCTAAAGTTACTCTTATAAAACTCCTCAATCCTTTTAAGGATGCCGTATCCATCACTTTACCACCCATCTACTTCATGGATATGTACAGAAGAAAAAGTTATGAGTATGATGTGCATAAGGTTGTTCTATCTACCAATCCTACATTTAAGCCACATGATTATGTAGTTGTAGCCATTTACAATATGCGGAAATGTCTTGCTTTTTTAAAAGCTGGACAAAAGAATTGGacttatattgatgatattcatCGTCTCTTTAATGATGTTATATTCTACAAAGGCTTGGTCTATGCGGTGGGACTATGGAATAACATTGTCTCTTTTGATTTGTCTTATTTAAAGGAAGGAAGGGTAATTCCCAAAATTGTTTCTTTGAAAGGGGATGATTATGCTCATCGAGCTTATCTTGTAAAATCATTGGAAGGAGACTTATGGCTTGTAAGAAAATTTATTGGGTATCACGGTGacgaagatgatgaagataataTTGAGCCTAGTAGTGGTACAAAAAGATTCGAAGTATATAATTTGGAATTGGATCTTCAAACAGGTGAACTTATACAAATGTTAAAAATTGATAGTTTAGGAGACAATGTCTTATTTGTGGGTGATAGTGATTCTGTTGCTGTGTCAGCTTCATATTTTTCTAATCATCTTCAaaaggattcaatttattatacAAATGACTTTTACGGAGACACGCCACCTTACCCTCATGGACCATTTGATATGAAAATCTAcaatgtaaaagaaaaaaaatttagtcaACATTGTCCTTTTTATCATTGGTTTAAAGAAAATCCACCTGCAGTATGGGTTATTCCACCGTTTCAATGGAAATGA